The following DNA comes from Streptomyces sp. NBC_00273.
CCGCGCCTCAAACGCCGGCGGGGCTGGATCTTCCAGCCCCGCCGGCGTTTGAGGCGCAGGTCTGAGCGGGGCTGGTCAGCGGCCCGCTGTGAAGGCCTCGTAGGCGTCGCAGACTTCGGAGGAGGGGCCGTCCATGCGGAGCACGCCGGCCTCCAGCCAGATCGCGCGGTCGCAGGTCTCGCGCACCGTGTTGATGCCGTGGCTGACGAGGAAGACGGTGCCGGCGTGCTCGCGGAGTTCCTCGATGCGGGCCTGGCTGCGCCGCTGGAAGGCCGCGTCGCCGGTGGCCAGGGCCTCGTCGATCATCAGGACGTCGTGGTCCTTGGCTGCGGCGATGGAGAACCGCAGTCGGGCGCCCATGCCGGAGGAGTACGTCCGCATGGGCAGGGAGATGAAGTCGCCCTTCTCGTTGATGCCGGAGAAGTCGACGATGCCCTGGTAGCGCTCGCGGATCTGCTGCTTGGACATGCCCATCGCGAGACCGCCGAGGACGACGTTGCGTTCGCCGGTCAGGTCGTTCATCAGGGCGGCGTTCACGCCGAGCAGGGACGGCTGGCCGTGCGAGTAGATCCGGCCGCGGGCCACCGGCTGGAGGCCGGCGATGGCGGCCAGCAGGGTGGACTTGCCCGAACCGTTGGAGCCGATGAGGCCGATGGCCTCGCCCTTGTACGCGGTGAAGGTGACGCCCTTGACGGCGTGCACCTCCTTGATGCCGGGGGGCGCCTTGCGGGAGAAGACCCGGCTGAGCGCCGCGGTGGCTCCACCCTTGCGGGCGCCGGCGCCGTGCACCTTGTAGATGACGTGGACCCCGTCGGCGATGACGGTCGGTACCCGGGTGTCGGTCTGCGTCGCGGTGTCAGCCACGTCCGTACTCCTCTTCTGCCTTCCAGAACCAGATGAAGCCGCCGACGCCGGCGACCAGGGCCCAGCCGATGGCGAGCGGCCACGCGTGGGGCGGGAGCGAGTGCGCCTGGAAGCTGTCGATCAGCGCGAAGCGCATCAGGTCGATGTAGACGGCGGCGGGGTTGAGCTTGAGCAGCACCAGCACCCAGTGGTGCGGCAGGTGGCCCGACCTGATCATCTGGTCGATGGACCACATGACGCCCGAGGAGTACATCCAGGTGCGCAGGACGAAGGGCATCAGCTGGCTGACGTCCGGGCTCTTGCTGCCGATGCGCGCCATGATCATCGCGCAGCCGGCGGCGAAGACGGCCATCAGCAGCAGGGCCGGGACGGCCAGGAACCAGGACCAGGCGGGCCGCTGGCCGAAGGCCAGCAGCAGGATGACCAGGGCGCCCATGGTGACGAGCAGCTGCTGGAAGAGCTGGACGACGGTGGAGATGGGCAGGCTGGCGCGGGGGAAGTGCAGGGCGCGGACCAGGCCGCGGTTGCTGTGGACGGCGCGGGTGCCGGCGTTGATGGAGCTGCCGATGAAGTCCCAGACGAAGATGCCGGTGATCAGGAAGGGGATGTAGTCCGGCACGCCGTGGCTGGCCTGCATCACGATGCCGAAGATGAAGTAGTAGACGGCCGCGTTGAGGAGCGGGGTCACCAGGTGCCAGACCTGGCCGAGCTTGGCGGTGCTGTACGTGGCCTGCATGCGGGCGGTCGCGTACGCGGTCACGAAGTGGCGGCGGTCCCAGAGTTCCGCGATGTAGCGGGGGAGCGTGGGGCGGGCGCCGCTGAGGGTGAGGCCGTGGGCGGCGGCGAGGCGCGCGAGTTCCGCGGAGGGGGCGGGCTCGGTCTTGGAGGCGGTCGCGGTGGTCACAGGGTTCGCTTTCGACGGGGTCAGTACGTCACTGCCGAGGTCGGGACGGGTCCGTATCGTCGCTACGGCGAGGTTAGGGCGTGCTGCGTCGGAACGCAACCGTATCGTCGTGACGGGGGCGCGGTTATGCTCTCTGCATGACCCCGGACCCCGCCGCCGCTTCCGCCCCCGCCCGTAGAGCTCCCGCCGGGGCCGCCGTCCTGCGCGCGGACGTGACCGAGGCGATCCGTGACGCGGTGGTGGAGGAGCTGGCCGCGGTCGGCTTCTCGAAGATGTCCATCGAGGGCATCGCCCGGCGGGCGGGGGTCGGCAAGACCGCGGTCTACCGGCGGTGGAAGTCGAAGCTGCACCTGGTGCTGGACCTGGTGGGGGCCTTCGCGGTGGACGGCCTGCCGGTGCCCGCGACCGGCTCGCTGTACGGGGACGTACGGGCGCTGCTGGAGGTCATGTCCCACGTGCTGCGGCACCCGGTGGCCTCCGCGGTGATCCCCGACCTGCTCGTGGAGGCGGCGCGGAACCCGGAGATCGCGGACGCGGTGCGCGGCGCACTGCTCGACGGACAGCGGCGGATGGCGGAGGGGATCGTCTCGGACGCGGTCGCCCGCGGCGAGCTCCCGGCGGGCATCGACCCGGCCCACGCCCTCGACCTGCTGATCGGCCCGCTCTACTGGCGCCAGGTGGTGGTCCGGGAAGCGGTGGCGGGCGGCCACCTCGACGTCCTGGCCCACCAGGTGGTGGCGGGCCTGAAGGCGAGCTCCGGCGCCGGCGAATAGCGGCGCCTAGGGCCGGACGGGAGCCAGGGCCGGCGCGGGTGCGGGAGCCGCGGGAGCCGCGGGAGCCGCGGGAGTGGGGCGGCGGTCCGCCAGGGGGACGACCGCCGGGATCGGGGCCGTCTGCCCGAGGAAGACCCGGCGCACCACCCGCTCCGCCGCATGGCCGTCGTCGTACGAGCAGAAGCGCGCGCGGAAGGCCGCCCGCAACTGCGCGGAGCGCGAGCCCTGCCAGTGGCCCGTGCTGAAGATGTCCACCAGCTGGTCCTCGGTCCGGGCGATCGCGCCGGGCGGGCACGAGCGCAGGTCGAAGTAGGTGCCCCGGGCCGCCTCGTACGCCTCCCAGTCGTCCGCGTGGATCACGATCGGCCGGTCCAGCACCGCGTAGTCGAACATCAGGGACGAGTAGTCCGTCACCAGCGCGTCCGAGGCCAGGCAGAGCTCCTCCACCGAGGGGTGGGAGGAGACGTCGATCAGGCGCGGGTGCGTGCCCCGGGAGGGCGGGACGTCCGCGTACGTGAGGTGGGTGCGGGCCAGGATCGTGAAGCGCGGGCCCAGGTCCTGCAGCACCCGCTCGAAGTCCAGGTGGTCCGGCCGACTGCGCCGGTAGTCGCGGTGCGTGGGCGCGTACAGGACGGCCGTCGAGCCCGCCGGGATGCCGAGGCGTTCGCGCAGCTCCAGCACCTGGGCCGGAGTCGCCCGGTGGAAGGCGTCGTTGCGCGGGTAGCCGTACTCCAGCGTCGTGTAGGAGGCCGGGACGGCCTTCTCCCACACCAAGGTGGAGTGCCGGTTCGAGGAGAGCAGGTAGTCCCACTGGTCGGCGCCGCGCAGCAGTCCCGCGAAGTCCGTCGTCGGGGTGGCCGCCGGGCGGTCCTGGAGGTCGAGGCCCACCCGCTTGAGCGGGGTGCCGTGCTGGGTCTGGACGAGGACCTGGCCCGGACGCTTGACCAGGGCCCGGTCGAAGTTGACGTTCGTGACCAGGTATCCGGCCCGGGCCAGGGCGGTCCAGTACGCCGCCGAGCCGGGGCGCAGCGCCGTCGTCTCGCGGGGCAGGGTCGGGGCGTGCTCCGGGTCGCAGATCCACGCCGTGCGCATCTGCGGCGCGAGCTCCCGCAGCGTGGCCTCGATCGCCGCCGGGTTGCAGGCGTAGCCGCCGTGCCAGTATGCGGAGAAGACCGCGAGCTCCGGGCGCAGCGGAAGCAGCCGCTGGATCCGGTAGTGCAGCCGCAACGAGGACTCCCGCAGGCCCCGGCGCAGGACCGAGACCGCGCGTCCCAGCGCCAGTCCGGCCGACCGCAGCACCGACAGCAGCCGGTACGTGCGCCGGGTGCCCAGCCGCATCAGGGCGTGCCGGACCCGGTCGGTCCGGGAGAGGGGCAGCGGCAGGGCGCCGCTGCCGCCGGGGACGTGGTAGCGGCGCAGCAGGACGCAGGCCCGGGCGAAGAACTCGGTCCGGGCGGCGCGCGGGAGGCGGCGCGGATCCGCGTACACGGCGCAGAAGTGCTCGGCCATCCGGCGGTGCAGGGCGGGGCGCCAGCGCTCCAGCTCGGGGCGGCCGGCGAGGTAGCCGAAGACCCGGTCGTACTGGTCGAAGACGTCGAGGTGGCGGCGGCTGGTGGTGGTCAGGATCGAACCGGCGCGCCGCTGCCGGTGGTGGACGCACACCCGGTCCAGGACGGCGAGGGACTCCGCGGCCAGCAGGGCCGGGTAGGTCCAGGGGACGTCCGCGTAGAAGCCGGGCGGGAACGCGAGGCCCTCGCGCTCCACGTACTCGCGGCGGTAGGCCCTGTTCCAGACCGCCATCGGCATGCCGAGGAGGGCCGGGCGGTCGGCGAGCCGGAAGCTGGCCGGGCCCTCCTCGGACGGCCGGTGGGAGGGGCGGCCCGGTACGAGTTGGCCCGACCACAGGGCGCGCGCGTGGTCGTAGACCAGGACGTCGGGGGAGCCGGTGGCCTTCAGCCGGTCGGTGATGGCCTGCAGGGCGCCGGGGGCGAGGATGTCGTCGCCGTCGAGGAAGACCAGGTAGTCGCCGCTCGCCCGGGCCAGGCCCGCGTTGCGGGCCGGCCCCGGGCCCAGGTTGTGCGCGAGGTGGACGGCCGTCACCCGGGGGTCACGGGCCGCGTACTCGTCGATGATCGAACCACAGGCATCCGGGGAGGCGTCGTCGACCGCGATCAGTTCCAGGTCCGAGTGCGACTGCGTCAGTACCGAGTCCAGACCCTCCTGGAGGTAGGCCTGGACCTTGTACGCGGGCACGATGACGCTGAACCGGGGCACGGCACATCCAGGGGTCGGCTCGGGCATATGGCCCAGGAACCCCTGGTGTGGCGATCGGGTTACGCGGTGTGTGGCATTCGGGTTGCGCAGTGCCAACGGAGCACGTCGGGCGCCGTGCGGGGGACGGGCTACTTGATCGCTCCGGCCATCACCCCCGAGACGAACTGCCGCTGGAAGGCGAAGAAGACGACGAGCGGGACCGCCATCGACAGGAACGCGCCGGGCGCGAGCACGTCGATGTTGTTCCCGAACTGCCGTACCTGCTGCTGGAGCGCGACCGTGACCGGCGGGTTGGCCGAGTCCGCGAACACCAGCGCCACCAGCATGTCGTTCCACACCCACAGGAACTGGAAGATGCCGAGCGAGGCGATCGCAGGACCGCCGAGCGGCAGCACCACCCGTGCGAACAGCCGCAGTTCACCCGCCCCGTCGAGACGGGCCGCCTCCAGCAGCTCGCGCGGGATCTCCGCGAAGAAGTTGCGCAGCAGGAACACGGCGAAGGGCAGCCCGAAGGCGGTGTGGAAGAGGACCACGCCCGCCGTGGTCTCGAACAGCCCGATGGAGCCGAAGAGTTCGGAGACGGGGATCAGCGCCACCTGGACGGGGACCACGAGCAGTCCGACGACGAGGAGGAACAGCCAGTCCCGGCCGGGGAACTCCAGCCAGGCGAAGGCGTATCCGGCGAGCGAGCCCAGGACCAGGACCAGCAGGGTGGCCGGCACGGCGATCGCGAACGTGTTCAGGAGCGAGCCGGTGATGGTGTCGTTCGCCAGCAGCCGCTCGTAGTTGTCGGCCGTCAGCCGCGAGGGCGCGGTGAACACCTGCCACCAGCCGCCGCCGTTGAGGTCGGTGGGGGAGACGAACGAGGAGAGCAGCAGCCCGAGCGTGGGCAGCAGCCAGAAGAGCGCCGCCACGACCAGGAAGACGCGCAGCGCGCCCGAGGCGAGCTTGGTGGAGACGAGGGCGGCGTACGAGGGCTTGGCGGGCGCGGGCGCGGGCGCGGAGTGCGAGGAGTGCGAGGGCCTGGCGTACGCGGGTCCGGCGGCCGCCGGCTCCACCGCCGTCGGGTCCGGCGTCGCGTCGGAACGGCTCATCGGGACCCCTCCTTGCGCAGCCGACGGATGTTCACGAGCATCACTGGGATCACCAGCACCAGCAGCAACACCGCGATCGCGCTGCCCAGCCCCGGATCGGCGTCCGTGCCGAACGAGGTCCGGTACAGCTGGAGCGCGAGCACGTTCGCGTCGTCCTGGACCGCACCCGGGGCGATCACGAAGACCAGGTCGAAGATCTTCATGACGTTGATGACGAGGGTGACGAGCACGACCACCAGGACGGGCGCCAGCAGCGGGACGGTGATCCGCCGGAACACCTGCCACTCGTTCGCCCCGTCCACGCGCGCCGCCTCCAGCAGCTCACGCGGTACGGCGGCCAGCCCGGCCCCGATCAGCACCATCGCGAAACCGGCCCACATCCATACGTACGCCCCGATGACCGCCGGGGTGACGAGCGCCGGGCCGAGCCACTCCACCCCCGCGTACGCCTCCCGGAAGTTGGCCGCGGGCAGCCGCAGCAGGGCCCCGTCGGCCTTCGCGGACAGGGTGAAGGTGCCGTCGGCGCCGGCCGTCGCCGTATCGACCACCCGGCCGTCCTTGACCGCCTCGATCCGCATCCCGGCGTAGCCCTGCTCGGTCGGGTCGACCGCGTTCGTCGACCCGCCCCCGCCCCGGGTGAAGTCCTGCCAGACGGTGCCGGTGACCTTCCCCGGCACGGCGTCCGACCTGCCTGCGGTACGGGTCCCCTCCGGCAGCGCCTCCGGGGCCACACCGACCAGCGGGAGCAGCACCGGGGTACCCGCGCGGACGGGGTCGCGGGTGATGAAGGCGCCCCCGCCGGCGTCCGCGAGCGGCGAGTCCCGGCCCGGGCGGGCCTTGGGGAAGGCCGAGGACGCCGCGAAGGTGTCGTGGACCCCGACCCAGACCGCGTTGGCGACCCCGCGGTCGGGATCGTGGTCGTAGACGAGCCGGAAGATGATGCCCGCGGCCAGCATCGAGATCGCCATCGGCATGAACACCAGCAGCTTGAACGCCGTTCCCCAGCGGACCCGTTCGGTGAGGACCGCGAAGATCAGGCCGAGGGCGGTGGCCGTGGCCGGGGCGAACACCACCCAGAGCGCCGTGTTCTTCAGGGCGGTGCGGATCGTGTCGTCGCTCAGGATCTGCCGGTAGTTGTCGCCGCCGACGAAGGTGTCGCCGGAACGGTCGAAGAGGCTGCGGTAGAGGGAGTAGCCGATCGGGTGCACGACGAGCGCACCGAGCAGCACGAGCGCCGGGAGGAGGAACGCCGCCGCGATCAGCCGGCGGCGCCTGGCCTCCGCGGAGACGACGCCCTTGGACGCGACGCCCTTCGCGGCAGGGGCCGGCACGGGATCAGTTCCCGTAGGCCTTGGCCGCGTCCGCCTCCAGTTTCGCCTGGGTGCCCGCCACGTCCGACGGGTTCGCCAGGAAGTCCTGGAGCGCCTTCCACTCACCCGCGCCCGGGGTCCCGCCGAAGGCCGCCGGGGCCTGGTCCGACATGTCGAAGCGGAAGTCGTCGCCCGCGGCGATCAGCGCCTTGGCGATGTCCCGCTGGATGGCGTTCGGATAGGCGCCCGGGTCCACCGCCTTGTTCGGGGAGACGAAGCCGCCCTGCCGGGCGTGGATCTCCGCCGCGTCCGGCGACGCCAGGAAGGTCAGCAGCGCCTGCGCCCCCTTCGACGGCTTCAGGGCGACCGCCACGTCGCCTCCCGAGACCACCGGAGCCTTCTCGCCGACCGCCGGGAAGGGGAAGACGAGGGCGTCCTCGCCCACCTTCGCCTGCGTCTGCGCGATGTTCACCGCCACGAAGTCGCCCTCGAAGACCATCGCGGCCGCCGGCCGGTCGCCGCCGGTGAAGGTCTGCGTCACCGACTTCGGGAACTCCGTGGACAGCGCCCCGCTCGGCCCGCCGGCCAGGAAGTCCTTGCGGCCGAACAGCTCGCCGAGCGTGGTCAGCGCCTGCTTGACGCTGTCGTCCGTCCACTTGATCTGGTGCTTGGCCAGCTGGTCGTACTTCTCCGGCCCGGCCTGGGAGAGGTAGATGTTCTCGAACCAGTCGGTGAGGGTCCAGCCGTCCGCACCCGCCACCGAAACGGCCGGGGTGCCGGACGCGGACAGCGTGTCGGCCGCGCTGATCAGTTCCTTCCAGGTCTTCGGGGGCTTGACCCCCGCCGCCTCGAAGGCCTTCGCGTTGTACCAGATCAGCGACTTGTTGGCAGCCTTGTAGTACACGCCGTACTGGGTGCCCCCGACGGCGCCGAGCGTCCGCCAGCCCTTCGAGTAGTTCGCGTTCAGCTGGGCGGCGGCCTCCGGGCCCAGCGGTTGCACCCACTTGTTCTCCACGGCCGCCTTCAGCGCCCCGACCTGCGGGAGCAGCGCCACGTCCGGCGGCGCACCACCCGCGATCTTCGCGCCGAGGAAGGTGACGATCGGGTCCTGGGCCGGGACGAAGGTGACGGAGGCACCCGTCCGCTTCTCGAACTCCTTCAGGACCTTGGTGAAGTTCTCCTGCTCCGGGCCCGTCCAGACCGCGGCGACCTCCAGCTTCTCGCCGGGCAGCTTCGGTAACTGCACCCGGGGTGCGGCCGTGCTGCCCTCGGGACCCTGCGGTTCGTCCGTCCCGCCGTCCCCGCATGCAGAGAGCACGAGGGCGGCCGCCGCGGCGAGCGCCGTCCAGGTGAGTGTCGTACGGCTCGTTCCGTGCCTGCGCATGGTTCGCCCCCGATGCCCGTGATGTGTCCTGGACCACAAGGTCTACGCCGAGCCGTGCGCCCCCGCAATAGCGCCTCGCGGGGGCGCGGCCGCGTGTCAGGGCGCGGGCGGGAACAGCACGGGTATCGCCGAGACCAGGTGCGAGGCCCGGTCCAGGGCGCTGGCCAGCAGTGCGAGGTCGGTGGGCCCGTTGCCCAGCTCACGCACCGGGCGGCG
Coding sequences within:
- a CDS encoding ABC transporter ATP-binding protein produces the protein MADTATQTDTRVPTVIADGVHVIYKVHGAGARKGGATAALSRVFSRKAPPGIKEVHAVKGVTFTAYKGEAIGLIGSNGSGKSTLLAAIAGLQPVARGRIYSHGQPSLLGVNAALMNDLTGERNVVLGGLAMGMSKQQIRERYQGIVDFSGINEKGDFISLPMRTYSSGMGARLRFSIAAAKDHDVLMIDEALATGDAAFQRRSQARIEELREHAGTVFLVSHGINTVRETCDRAIWLEAGVLRMDGPSSEVCDAYEAFTAGR
- a CDS encoding ABC transporter permease; amino-acid sequence: MTTATASKTEPAPSAELARLAAAHGLTLSGARPTLPRYIAELWDRRHFVTAYATARMQATYSTAKLGQVWHLVTPLLNAAVYYFIFGIVMQASHGVPDYIPFLITGIFVWDFIGSSINAGTRAVHSNRGLVRALHFPRASLPISTVVQLFQQLLVTMGALVILLLAFGQRPAWSWFLAVPALLLMAVFAAGCAMIMARIGSKSPDVSQLMPFVLRTWMYSSGVMWSIDQMIRSGHLPHHWVLVLLKLNPAAVYIDLMRFALIDSFQAHSLPPHAWPLAIGWALVAGVGGFIWFWKAEEEYGRG
- a CDS encoding TetR/AcrR family transcriptional regulator, giving the protein MTPDPAAASAPARRAPAGAAVLRADVTEAIRDAVVEELAAVGFSKMSIEGIARRAGVGKTAVYRRWKSKLHLVLDLVGAFAVDGLPVPATGSLYGDVRALLEVMSHVLRHPVASAVIPDLLVEAARNPEIADAVRGALLDGQRRMAEGIVSDAVARGELPAGIDPAHALDLLIGPLYWRQVVVREAVAGGHLDVLAHQVVAGLKASSGAGE
- a CDS encoding bifunctional glycosyltransferase/CDP-glycerol:glycerophosphate glycerophosphotransferase; the protein is MPRFSVIVPAYKVQAYLQEGLDSVLTQSHSDLELIAVDDASPDACGSIIDEYAARDPRVTAVHLAHNLGPGPARNAGLARASGDYLVFLDGDDILAPGALQAITDRLKATGSPDVLVYDHARALWSGQLVPGRPSHRPSEEGPASFRLADRPALLGMPMAVWNRAYRREYVEREGLAFPPGFYADVPWTYPALLAAESLAVLDRVCVHHRQRRAGSILTTTSRRHLDVFDQYDRVFGYLAGRPELERWRPALHRRMAEHFCAVYADPRRLPRAARTEFFARACVLLRRYHVPGGSGALPLPLSRTDRVRHALMRLGTRRTYRLLSVLRSAGLALGRAVSVLRRGLRESSLRLHYRIQRLLPLRPELAVFSAYWHGGYACNPAAIEATLRELAPQMRTAWICDPEHAPTLPRETTALRPGSAAYWTALARAGYLVTNVNFDRALVKRPGQVLVQTQHGTPLKRVGLDLQDRPAATPTTDFAGLLRGADQWDYLLSSNRHSTLVWEKAVPASYTTLEYGYPRNDAFHRATPAQVLELRERLGIPAGSTAVLYAPTHRDYRRSRPDHLDFERVLQDLGPRFTILARTHLTYADVPPSRGTHPRLIDVSSHPSVEELCLASDALVTDYSSLMFDYAVLDRPIVIHADDWEAYEAARGTYFDLRSCPPGAIARTEDQLVDIFSTGHWQGSRSAQLRAAFRARFCSYDDGHAAERVVRRVFLGQTAPIPAVVPLADRRPTPAAPAAPAAPAPAPALAPVRP
- a CDS encoding carbohydrate ABC transporter permease; translation: MSRSDATPDPTAVEPAAAGPAYARPSHSSHSAPAPAPAKPSYAALVSTKLASGALRVFLVVAALFWLLPTLGLLLSSFVSPTDLNGGGWWQVFTAPSRLTADNYERLLANDTITGSLLNTFAIAVPATLLVLVLGSLAGYAFAWLEFPGRDWLFLLVVGLLVVPVQVALIPVSELFGSIGLFETTAGVVLFHTAFGLPFAVFLLRNFFAEIPRELLEAARLDGAGELRLFARVVLPLGGPAIASLGIFQFLWVWNDMLVALVFADSANPPVTVALQQQVRQFGNNIDVLAPGAFLSMAVPLVVFFAFQRQFVSGVMAGAIK
- a CDS encoding carbohydrate ABC transporter permease; amino-acid sequence: MPAPAAKGVASKGVVSAEARRRRLIAAAFLLPALVLLGALVVHPIGYSLYRSLFDRSGDTFVGGDNYRQILSDDTIRTALKNTALWVVFAPATATALGLIFAVLTERVRWGTAFKLLVFMPMAISMLAAGIIFRLVYDHDPDRGVANAVWVGVHDTFAASSAFPKARPGRDSPLADAGGGAFITRDPVRAGTPVLLPLVGVAPEALPEGTRTAGRSDAVPGKVTGTVWQDFTRGGGGSTNAVDPTEQGYAGMRIEAVKDGRVVDTATAGADGTFTLSAKADGALLRLPAANFREAYAGVEWLGPALVTPAVIGAYVWMWAGFAMVLIGAGLAAVPRELLEAARVDGANEWQVFRRITVPLLAPVLVVVLVTLVINVMKIFDLVFVIAPGAVQDDANVLALQLYRTSFGTDADPGLGSAIAVLLLVLVIPVMLVNIRRLRKEGSR
- a CDS encoding ABC transporter substrate-binding protein — its product is MRRHGTSRTTLTWTALAAAAALVLSACGDGGTDEPQGPEGSTAAPRVQLPKLPGEKLEVAAVWTGPEQENFTKVLKEFEKRTGASVTFVPAQDPIVTFLGAKIAGGAPPDVALLPQVGALKAAVENKWVQPLGPEAAAQLNANYSKGWRTLGAVGGTQYGVYYKAANKSLIWYNAKAFEAAGVKPPKTWKELISAADTLSASGTPAVSVAGADGWTLTDWFENIYLSQAGPEKYDQLAKHQIKWTDDSVKQALTTLGELFGRKDFLAGGPSGALSTEFPKSVTQTFTGGDRPAAAMVFEGDFVAVNIAQTQAKVGEDALVFPFPAVGEKAPVVSGGDVAVALKPSKGAQALLTFLASPDAAEIHARQGGFVSPNKAVDPGAYPNAIQRDIAKALIAAGDDFRFDMSDQAPAAFGGTPGAGEWKALQDFLANPSDVAGTQAKLEADAAKAYGN